Sequence from the Sciurus carolinensis chromosome 1, mSciCar1.2, whole genome shotgun sequence genome:
GAGAAGCTAGTGTACAACAGGataacccttcccctccctctgggTCACAACATGTAGACTAGAAGGGACTCTGATAAGAGATTAGCCATGCAAAATAGTAATGCgaagaaaacagaacaaggaTATGAGGCAATACATGGAATTCCAACAACCTGTCTTAAGGATAGACTAAAAAGATTAGACTTTGCCattatgaaaaagcaaatatgggactggagatatagctcagttggtagagtgctggccttgcatgcacaagaccctgggttcaatccccagcaccaaaaaaaaaaaaaaaaaagaaagaaagaaagaaaagaaaaagaaaaagcaaatatgtcTCTCAGATCTAAAAGTCATCAAGGACAGCTAGCATAAAAACCATGATTGAGGGCATTCTTTTGAATTTCAAGGAAATTActtcagaacaacaacaaaaaaaagaacaacttcaCAGAATAGCAGTCAACATGAAAAATCAGACCTCAGAAGATGTTGTAATGGGGCTTGAGGAAAGTTGTTCATCTTTTTGAAAGTGAAAATCCAGAACAtattaaatggaataataaaaacatacaacACATTGTATCAGGTATTGTTCTAAGTACTTTTGCATAAATAATCCCATTTAATCCTAAAGAGACTCTATGGGATAGACAttagtattatttctattttaaggaCAAAGAAATCAAGGTCAGAAAAGTAACCTATCCAAGGTAACAGTTgcctttttttttgcagtgccagggatttgaacccagggccttgtgcttgcaaggcaagcactctaccaactgagctatatccccagcccccaaggtaACAGTTGGTACATATGGGGCTAGGACTCTAAGCCAGAGGGGCTGGCTTTAGAGTATATGCTTGTAACAATTACTCTCTGCTACTTCTCAAGGGAAAAGCGGGTTTTTCGTCCATCATCTTTTGAAAACCAAGGTTGATGCCACAAGGCCAACTAACAAACTTTCTACCAGAGGCAGAACACTGGTTCAGCCCCACAGGTCTAACACTATGCAATTCTTCCCACACACAAATCAGGTTTGGAGGAGTGATCCAAGAGTCCTTTCAGTCCTGTTCTGTTCAGGCTGGAGAAATGGGAAATTAGACTGATCAGGACttgaaaatgaaatgacagaTAAGTGCTAAAGAGTACTGGGTCACTTAAAAAGTGTGCATTTGCAGCTTACTGTTGGACAGTGATAACCTGGCAAGAAGAGTTCAAGTTTTTCCTCAGGCTACTAGCATATTCTGATGCAATCCCATCTCTATCAGCTCTGAGAAAGAGGGCAAAGGAGAAGCTACACTGAAAACCAAACAAGTGCTGGCCAAGCCTCTGAAGGAACCTTACTTAGATCCTTTTCCACAAATACAGAGAGGGCAATTTCCAGAACCAAAGTAACCTTGGAGCACAATAATGGCTCCAAGTGGCAAGATTTCTAGTACTCTTCACAGTACTGGCAATTAAATGCCCTAGAGGAAGCAGAAACTGAGGGCACCCTTCAACCTCAGCCTATGGGCATTCCTAACACATAAGGGCTCAGAGAAACCCAGACCCTGAGGAGCCTGGGCATTTCAGCAAACTAAGTAGGGTAGACAAGAAAGGACCACCACTCTTCTCAGACACATCCCAAACTCTGGAACCTCTGACAGTGAGAAGCTGGAATCAGTCCTAGTTGTTTCCCATGTTTTACAGTCCAGAATTTTCTTCCTGAATCACTCACACggctgaggctggtctggggAATATGTCCAGGTAATCCAACTCCCTCAAGTGTAATTCTTCCAATAGGTTTATGGTGAAGAAAGAAACATTAAGTGGTGGTCATCTGCCTGGGAAGGAAGTGAAATGCTAGTAAACTGCTGAAAACTTTCCCCCTCCTGGGGACTGCATCCAGGGTCaggagcatgctaggcaagcactctaccactaagctatattctcagccttttatagtttattttgagaaaaggtctggctaagttgctcaggctgtcctcaaacttgccatcctcctgcctcagtcccccagtggctgggattccAAGGGTGCACCATCTTGCCCCCCTTGCTgaaaacctttaaaggtgcttcAAGGTGAGAAATGAGTGATAAGGTCCGAGGCTGAaaccatctttttctttccaggTCTAATTCTAACTAAATGCAAAACATGAATGGGCTAATTAGAGAAGTCACCTATACCTAGATCCAAATCCAGATCAAATGGGCACATGATTTTGGGCATGATACAACTTCTGCGAAGTGGGGGGTCAATACATAGTGTGTACTTCATAAAGGTTGGAGTGAGCACTAAAACCAGAAAAGAGACGCAATGTGTCCTAACATGACAGCACGCAGGCAAAGGACGGTCTCTCTCGGCCCCTCTCTCTTCACCTCACTCCACCTCTGGACTATAAACCCCTTCAGAGACCTTGTCCCTGCGCCCCGACGGAAGTCGTCCAGGCGTCAACACTGGACCTCGTGGTCGCCTTGCCAGATTGGGATTGGGCTAAATCTGCAGGTGAAGAGCTAGAGCGGGAGCCCGGCCAAGCAAGCCACCCCCAGGGCAGCGAGGATGCATCCTCAAGCAAAGGCGGGGGGCGCGCCCGGGTTCCAGTGCGTCCCCACCCTACCAACGCGCTCCGAGGGTCCGAGCGCGTTTACGACCCTCCCACTCGGCGCGAGAAGAGCAAAGGAGACCCAAGGCGAGGAGGCCGGCGGAGGCCGCTCCCGCAGGTCGAGGCTGAGGCCGCGGGGGGTGGGAACCCCGAGGTGGTCAGGCCCCTCCCGGGGACAGCCGGCTCGGCCGCGCCTCTCTAGGGGGGCCCTCGCCGCTCCAGGCCGGGGACCTCGCGAGGGTCCCGCCGCCCTCCGCACCGGACTCTAGTGGGCCCGGACAGCGGGCCAGGCGGGGCATGGGGACCGGCGGGCCCAGCAGAGCCCCCGAGCCCGGCCCGCGAAAGTGGTCAAAGCGGGGTCACCGGGGGAGGGGCCGCGCGGGGAGGTCCGAGAGGGGCGGGGCCGGAGGGGGCGAGGGGCCGGGGCCCGGGCTCCGGAGACTCGGGGCCCCCGCCGGCTGCCGGCCGTGCGCCCAGCGCCCCCTCGGCCCgggcccccgccgccgccgcggggCAGTCCCGCTCCCCTCATACCTGGCTGGGCTGCTCTGCCTGCTCCGAGGACGCCATCTTTGTGAGGCCTGACTAATCTATCGCCGCTGGGCGAGGCTTCTCCCAAGCACCCTCGCTCTCGAGCTCCGGCCCAGACCAGAATAGCAGGAACTGAGCCTGTCGATGGGCGCGGGCTCGGGCCCAGGGCGGAACCCCTGGAGCTCTCCGCTCGACCCGACCGGTCCCGTCGGTGTCCGTCTGTCATTattatatatgcattatttttctcGAATTAAGTCTCTGCCCGTCCCCTCAATTCCATGGGCACATTCAAGGACCTGCTAAGCAtttagtaaatgaatgaatgcgaagaaatttggaaattaatttttaaccaCTCAGTACAGTACTATTCATTGAGTGAATAGTACTATTATATGTCTGGAACTTTGGTAGGAGCTAGAAATTAAAAGATCCAAGAGCCAACTCCTGATCCTAAGCCCaggacaaacacacacacacacaacttagcATTGATGGGGACAGAACTCTAACTCTGGGCAGATCATTTatccaaaacacaaaaaagaggGTGCTTTATGGGGAGGTGCCTCTGAACCGTCATTACTTTATAATGGTTGGATTAAGAGTTTAAACTAAAGATGAAATTACATGAATAGGGATGCAAACGTTACAGTCGTTACTCAGCTTGTATTATAACTGTGTTCTGACCAAATCGTAGTACTCAAATGGGTTGCACCAACAATTCCTCTTTACCAAATATTTGATACACACACCCATGTTTTTGTAAACCAAATATGGAAGGAGCTGACCCTGAATGAATGCGGGCgattatttctactttaaataaaataccccCCTCTAAGAAAGGaagcttttggatttttttaaattactatttaattttttttttttttttttttttttttttttaatgacacagggtcttgctaaattgctgaaggtctcactaagttgcccaggctggcctcaaatgtgcgATTCTCAATGGCTGGCGTTACAGATGTACATCATTGCACCCAGCTAAATATTAGTTTTCCTGGAGGAAAAATACAAACTTCTGGAAGCATACTACTAGAACaaacacacctatagtcccagttactttGGAGGATTTTCTTGAGCCCACGAGTTTGAAccaccagcctgagcaacatagtgagacctccatctaaaaaaaaaaaaaaaaatactggaagtGATGTcatatgcccataatcccagcaactcaggaaactaaaGCAGGAGAGCAGTTCAGGTccatctgggcaacttagaccctgtcttaaaaaataaaaagggtgtggggtgtagctcagtagtaagaagtgtccctgagttcaattcccaattccaagaaggaaggaagggagggagggagggaagaagggagggagggagacggACAGACAACAAGAAGAAGGAGGGGTTGTTGTTGTCAAGCAACATCTGAGCAATTTTAAACAGTGCTGTTTTTCGAATTTTCCCTTTTCTGGTttactttttgttgtttggtCGGAGGGGGCAGCAATTGAAAGTTTAATTTCAACTTGGCTACCCACAGCATAATTGGAGTAAACTGTTACTTTGGATATTAATGTTTAGTCTTTTTTTAGAccatatttattttagtattgtCCAATAATTACCAAAGGATgcatcatttataaataatattcaaaatccCCTAttttaggactggggttgtagctcggtggtacagcacttgcctagcacttgtgaggcaaagggtgcaatcctcagcacaacagaaaagtaaataaataaaataaaggtattgtgtccatctacatctaaaaaaaattttttttaatccccccTAATTCCTACAAGGCGGGGCGGGGCTAGGGGAGGCGGACGAAGCTGGCGTGACCGCGCTGGTGGCTGCTGGACAGCAGAAGGCGCAGTTCACTACACAGGTGCATCACTTCGTGGAGCGCGGTTGGCATGAATGTGTGGAGAAGCCGGGGAGCCGCCTAGACTCTGGAACTGAAAATTGCCCCTCGACCTGTGTGAACCGCTTCATTGACACTACTCTTGCCATCATCAGGCGGTTTGCCCAGATTGTACAGAAAAGAGGGCAGTAGGCCATCCCTGAGAAAATGACGGAAGCAGCAAAGGATCTGTTATTAAGCAGATTGAAGTGCAGGTGGGGGAATAGTTGTCAACCCATTGTGAAGTCAGTATCAGGCTGTCACCAACTTTGTTGGTGCTGAAAAGTAACAGCTCAAATGTTCAAAcagtgaaaatttatttatttggaattcaGAAATCCCAGGTGGTTGTCACACCAGTTATTCAATAAACAAgaattctccaaagaaaaatCCCCTATTTTCTTCTATATGCCAGAATTTAGTATTTCAACTACTCAAATGAGTGATTATGTAATATTAAAGCCAAGTCACATAGCATCACATGAAACTGATGGGCTTCTTGATGTTTTTCTCTAtcgtttgtttttattttttcttgccaaTGTAAAATGCCAATTATTGCCAAGATGAAAACACAGATACTCATGAGAGCTATAGCAGTAAGCAGAACGCTGTTACTGGTGTAAGATATAGTTGGACACTCCAGCTTCCAGAGACATTGTGAAGGTATGGAAGGTCAGTTAGCTGGGTATTTGGAAGGACTGCAGTTCACTCTCGTTTTTGTACAGATGTCTCTCAAGAAGAagggtgggggctgggaagatagctcagctggtagagtgcttgccttgcaagcacaaggaccggagttcgattcccagtaccacaaaaaaaaaaaaaaaaagaaggacaggGAATACCCACATAAAGATGATAAGGAAAGTTTGCACATCGTATGGTAGTTGAGGAGCTAATTGCTGATTGGCTGAGATATCCAGCTGAGCCATTTTTCAGTTATCCATTGCCCTCTACAGCTGTATACACCACATAGGATCCAGGCTGACTCACTCCAACAGGTGTTATCTTATGAAGACAGTCATTAGAACACAGACCACTAAGAACAATGACTTTAACAAAATAAGCACCTGCTTCAAAGTTATTTTTTAGTGTATAGATgacaaaatcattatttttatatacttggtACTACAATGTCCACGATTGACTTCTAAATGTCAAAAAAGGTGGCAACCGTGGCATTTCTAATTTGATTTAGGTCTCTG
This genomic interval carries:
- the LOC124966892 gene encoding mitochondrial import inner membrane translocase subunit Tim8 B-like → MGAGSGPGRNPWSSPLDPTGPVGGAGLGEADEAGVTALVAAGQQKAQFTTQVHHFVERGWHECVEKPGSRLDSGTENCPSTCVNRFIDTTLAIIRRFAQIVQKRGQ